Below is a window of Desmonostoc muscorum LEGE 12446 DNA.
AATGGGATTAGCTGGGATATATATGAGACACTATTACAAGGTTTTCCAAATAATTCTCATTATCGCTTGAAATATTTAGAAGGTACTTTAGAAATAATGTCTCCTAGCCGTCGTCATGAGTTTAATAAAAAGATTATTGCTTTATTGCTAGAAGCCTATTTTTTAGAAACAGGTATTGATTTTTATCCTTTAGGCTCAACTACTTTTAGAAAACAAACAGCAGCTAGAGGAATAGAGCCAGATGAATGTTATTGCTTTGATTTGGAAAAACCTGTTCCCGATCTTGCTATTGAGGTGGTTGTGACAAGTGGGGGAATTGATGATTTAGTTATTTATCAAGGTTTAGGAGTACCAGAGGTTTGGTTTTGGCAGAATAATCAGTTTTCATTATATTATCTCCGTGGTGATAAATATGAGTCAATATCAAAAAGTGAATTTCTACCAAATTTAGATTTAAATGTCTTGGCAAGTTTTGTTATGTCTGATGAAAAACCAAGAGAAATAATATTAAAGTTTATTCAACATATCCGTCTATAAAAGAACTTGATGCACTTTTCCCTTCCATTAGACCTGCCTTAAAAATAGGGATTGGGGACTGGGAAAGAGATATTTTCATTCTTTCCTTGTGAGTCCAACTCATGAAGTCTCTTGCATAAATCAAAAATAAAGAACCCCACCCCGCATTTGAGTAAAGCAAACGCTCCCCTCCCCTTACCAAGGGGAGGGGTTGGGGGTGGGGTGTTAGGGACTTTTGCAAGAGACTCCATGAGCTGCGTTCACAAGGAACAATGAAAATTTCCTTTCCCTACTCCCCACTCCCAACTCCCTATTTTCAAGGCAGGTCTATTCTAGACAAAGCATTTAATGGGTAACTTTGAAAAGAATTTGACTGTGCCTCTTCATAGCTGCTAATCGTCAAAATATACGACAATTTTTAAGTGATGTTTGAGTTGTGCCACACTCTCGCTAATGACTAGTTTGTATAAACTAGCCATATTAGTTACACCTTTCCTCATCCTTATTTTCTAGAATCTGTATACCTTTCTTCAAGAATTGGTACTAAGCTTAATTGGTACTAAGCTGTTTGAGCTTAGTACCAATTAAGCGAATCAGTTAGAGGTTTGGGACATATTCGAGCTTATGTAAATACGTAAGTTCTACATCATTCTTGCCTTTAGCCAAATTAAACTAAATGTCATACAAAGAATTAGAAGACATCATAGACGCGAAGATACAAAAAGCTATACGGAAGCACGAGATGATAGTTGCTTTCATTAGTAGTATTATTGGCTTGATTTTTATAGTAGGTTTGTTCCATGCAATTTGGTTCAACCACGTTCAAATTCAAGAACTATGGTGTAATCATTGACGTTGGGGACTAATGATTACTGTACTGTTTGACTGAGAGTCATCAGATTTTGTTTGCGGTAAGCGCTCAATTGCAACCGCAGCAGAGAATTGACTCGTAGTCGGTAAAGGTGGATACTTCTTGGTGCGATCGCCTAATCGATTAAGCACACTACAAAGTTGACACATTTGTTTAGCTCTTTCTAGTAATGTAGTAGTTATTCTGTAAATCGTGAGCCAGTCGTCTGATGTCCACACCAGTGAACCCAGCTTCACTCAACATTTCCACTGCTTTTTCTTGTCCCCACATGGCTCCCAGTCCCATACCGCCTCCTGCTAGGGATACCGTCATGCAGTGCATACAAGAAACGGTGTAAAGAAAAGGGGCAATGGGATGTTCCAGATTGCCATTAACATCAGTTGAGGCGTGGATGTCTTGCATCAGATAAATGCCATTGGGACGCAGGGCAGTATGAATGTTTCGCAATACAACATCAGGTCTTGCCTGGTCATGTACCGCATCAAAGGTAGTAATTAAGTCGTATTGCTCTACTTCGTCGAATGTAGCGGCATCCTTGATCTGAAATTGAATGTTGGTGAGTCCTCGTTGCTGGGCTTCAGTAGAGGCAATGGCGATCGCTTCTGGGGACAAATCATATCCTTTAAAACGACTGTTGGGAAACAGCTGTGCTAGCTTGTTGAGAGCACGACCACTACCGCAACCTACATCTAGGACATCAATTCCTTGTTGTAGGGCTTCTGTTAAACCAGAAATCAGCGGCAAAATATGTTCTTCTAAAGCAGCTACTACAGTTTGTCCGCTATCTTCCGCCATCACTTCATGGAAACGTTTAAATTGTGAGTAGGGTACGCCTCCGCCTTTGTGGAAACAATCTACAATCTGGTCTTCAACTGCTCCCAACACCGATATGAATTGAGCAAAAGGAGCAATATTATCCCCAGGCGCTATTCGTGTCAAGAATGCACCATGTTCTCGAGGCAAGTAGTAGGTTTTTTCTACCGGATTATATTCAACAAAACACCCGGTCACC
It encodes the following:
- a CDS encoding Uma2 family endonuclease; protein product: MLGLLEKFSRLEELISQSALKNVDSDQILLMNGISWDIYETLLQGFPNNSHYRLKYLEGTLEIMSPSRRHEFNKKIIALLLEAYFLETGIDFYPLGSTTFRKQTAARGIEPDECYCFDLEKPVPDLAIEVVVTSGGIDDLVIYQGLGVPEVWFWQNNQFSLYYLRGDKYESISKSEFLPNLDLNVLASFVMSDEKPREIILKFIQHIRL
- a CDS encoding class I SAM-dependent methyltransferase; translated protein: MTPQIFDETKAEAFAVRMLDILNNGALALMISIGHRTKLFDSLAELPPSTSQQIADAAGLNERYVREWLGAMVTGCFVEYNPVEKTYYLPREHGAFLTRIAPGDNIAPFAQFISVLGAVEDQIVDCFHKGGGVPYSQFKRFHEVMAEDSGQTVVAALEEHILPLISGLTEALQQGIDVLDVGCGSGRALNKLAQLFPNSRFKGYDLSPEAIAIASTEAQQRGLTNIQFQIKDAATFDEVEQYDLITTFDAVHDQARPDVVLRNIHTALRPNGIYLMQDIHASTDVNGNLEHPIAPFLYTVSCMHCMTVSLAGGGMGLGAMWGQEKAVEMLSEAGFTGVDIRRLAHDLQNNYYITRKS